Proteins found in one Amycolatopsis aidingensis genomic segment:
- a CDS encoding MaoC family dehydratase N-terminal domain-containing protein → MPLDPSFIGRVYPPTTTYEVGREKITEFADAIGDENPLYRDPGAARAAGYPDVIAPPTFLTIINLAAINSIVADPDLGLDYDRMVHGDQRFEHTRPVHAGDKLALTTTIEEIMARAGNDFINLRADIADEDGEPVCTTRAQLVVRGEAQ, encoded by the coding sequence GTGCCACTGGATCCTTCCTTCATCGGCCGGGTCTACCCGCCGACGACCACGTACGAAGTCGGCCGCGAGAAGATCACCGAGTTCGCCGACGCGATTGGGGACGAGAACCCGCTCTACCGCGATCCGGGCGCGGCCCGCGCCGCGGGCTACCCGGACGTGATCGCGCCACCGACGTTCCTGACCATCATCAACCTCGCCGCGATCAACTCCATCGTCGCCGACCCGGACCTGGGGCTGGACTACGACCGGATGGTGCACGGGGACCAGCGTTTCGAGCACACGAGGCCGGTGCACGCCGGTGACAAGCTGGCCCTGACCACCACCATCGAGGAGATCATGGCACGCGCGGGCAACGACTTCATCAACCTGCGGGCCGATATCGCCGACGAGGATGGGGAGCCGGTCTGCACCACCCGTGCCCAGCTGGTGGTCCGGGGGGAGGCACAGTGA
- a CDS encoding S1 family peptidase translates to MRTRTTIAAAALALGVLAPGTAVAEQVHGYTAEVRQTAVSAIAASEGLPAAAATRILRTQDGSIRTLERITGRLGARQAGGYLDAAGRPVVNVRTSAAAERVAAAGAEPRLVAHTSGELAVARRALEALPAVAHTALGVDPRANQVVLTVADAAEGSRLLRLLDTARTLGPLVRIERVAGSMRQAVYNGDAITGGGARCSVGFNANRDGTNYIVDAGHCTSAVSSWNVGPSVDASFPGDDYGLIRNTTGHAPGAVTLWDGSAQRISSADDAVVGQRICKSGSTTGLTCGTVQRIGVTVNYAEGAVRDLVQTSATVRPGDSGGCLFAGSTGLGITSGTGGGSSFFQPVTEALRTYGLRLN, encoded by the coding sequence ATGCGTACCCGAACCACGATCGCCGCGGCCGCGCTGGCGCTGGGCGTGCTGGCCCCCGGTACCGCCGTGGCGGAGCAGGTCCACGGCTACACCGCCGAGGTGCGGCAGACCGCGGTGAGCGCCATCGCCGCGAGCGAAGGCCTCCCCGCGGCCGCGGCCACCCGGATCCTGCGCACCCAGGACGGCAGCATCCGCACCCTGGAGCGGATCACCGGGCGGCTCGGCGCCCGGCAGGCAGGTGGGTACCTGGACGCCGCGGGCAGGCCGGTGGTGAATGTGCGCACCTCCGCGGCCGCCGAGCGGGTCGCCGCGGCCGGAGCAGAGCCGCGGCTCGTCGCCCACACTTCCGGCGAACTGGCCGTAGCCCGGCGGGCACTGGAGGCGCTGCCGGCCGTTGCGCACACCGCGCTGGGTGTCGACCCGCGTGCCAACCAGGTCGTGCTCACCGTCGCCGACGCAGCCGAGGGGTCACGGTTGCTCCGCCTGCTCGACACCGCGCGCACGCTCGGTCCCCTCGTCCGGATCGAGCGGGTGGCGGGCAGCATGCGCCAGGCCGTCTACAACGGCGATGCGATCACCGGCGGTGGCGCTCGCTGCTCGGTGGGATTCAACGCCAACCGCGACGGCACGAACTACATCGTCGACGCTGGCCACTGCACCAGCGCCGTCTCGAGCTGGAACGTGGGCCCCTCGGTCGACGCGAGCTTCCCTGGGGACGACTACGGCCTGATCCGCAACACCACCGGCCACGCGCCAGGGGCGGTGACCCTGTGGGACGGCTCGGCCCAGCGGATCAGCTCGGCCGACGACGCCGTGGTCGGCCAGCGGATCTGCAAGAGCGGCAGCACCACCGGGCTCACCTGCGGCACGGTGCAGCGCATCGGGGTCACCGTCAACTACGCCGAGGGCGCCGTCCGCGACCTGGTGCAGACCTCGGCGACCGTGCGCCCTGGGGACTCCGGCGGCTGTCTGTTCGCCGGTAGCACCGGCCTCGGCATCACCTCGGGCACCGGCGGCGGCAGCTCCTTCTTCCAGCCGGTCACCGAGGCCCTCCGCACCTATGGTCTGCGCCTGAACTAG
- the rpmG gene encoding 50S ribosomal protein L33 has protein sequence MAATDVRPKITMACEECKHRNYITNKNRRNDPDRLEMKKFCPNCGTHRVHKETR, from the coding sequence GTGGCTGCCACCGACGTGCGACCGAAGATCACGATGGCGTGCGAGGAGTGCAAGCACCGCAACTACATCACCAACAAGAACCGGCGTAACGACCCGGACCGGTTGGAGATGAAGAAGTTCTGCCCGAACTGCGGTACGCACCGGGTGCACAAAGAGACGCGCTGA
- a CDS encoding putative bifunctional diguanylate cyclase/phosphodiesterase, whose protein sequence is MPGSANTTQSSGRSDEWRFRIYTILVLSAGIAAAFAVSRWLPFEGSADLWWIGPLLAVAFLLAEQLGINVDVRSGISWTISFTEIPLVIGFFVAPFEVVAAAHLVAGIGTLLVRRVSGRVLYNAGVFLLEVTSAFAVAGLVKQLVGDPGMPWIAALAGTLTAPLASTLLALAAVRVLRRRMRVTTALRLTGRILVVGFVNASVGLSGYLVIANVPAAWPLVLAVFLGLSALYWAYSDLLREQRDMEALSDVSLMVARSGHQAAARPASRVEDLRHGVDVDEWVTIAERIKDQLAAGRVVLRLRLEPDDAMRTVVVGEPLPPGGLPADDPLLRLPGPHVRHFRITEANPEVRTALLDRGAQEALVVPLRSANQLLGVVEAHDRLSRWRGFGKYDIQLLGTMASHLATSLDNRRLLATLRHDAYHDPLTGLLNRPGFCLLARDPLRERPSSVVLRVDLDVFSTVSDALGYTWADRMVIAAGRRMRDTLGQQVPLARLEGASFAALLADHTAQQAHQVAERLRAELSAPYPMERLTVEANAMVGYAVTVDDNHDQVDIDGMLQRADMAVRATRGGEEVRGYVPSMGQIFMRRFQMVTQFRQSLEDGQVSVHYQPKVSLPNRHVQGVEALVRWQHPEFGKLDPDEFVPAVEAAGLIGVLTSFVLEQALRRVRKWLDEGLRISAAVNLSVRNLADAEFPAKVSAALRRFDVPPELLTFELTESGVMSDPQRALPILRELHALGIVLAVDDFGTGYSSLAYLRQLPVDQVKIDKSFVLGMGTDLGDLAVVRSIVELGHSLGLTVVAEGVEEDIARDQLEAMGCDVAQGYLISRPLSEERLEAWLQARTARSPGRHAETVLTLLT, encoded by the coding sequence ATGCCTGGATCGGCTAATACGACACAGTCTTCGGGACGCTCGGACGAGTGGCGGTTCCGGATCTACACCATTCTGGTGCTCTCGGCCGGTATTGCCGCCGCGTTCGCGGTATCAAGGTGGCTGCCCTTCGAAGGGTCGGCCGACCTGTGGTGGATCGGCCCGCTGCTGGCGGTGGCCTTCCTGCTCGCCGAGCAGCTCGGCATCAACGTCGACGTGCGCAGCGGCATCTCCTGGACCATCTCGTTCACCGAGATCCCGCTCGTCATCGGTTTCTTCGTGGCGCCGTTCGAGGTGGTGGCCGCGGCACACCTGGTCGCAGGGATCGGCACCCTGCTGGTGCGCAGGGTGTCCGGAAGGGTGCTCTACAACGCCGGGGTGTTCCTGCTCGAGGTCACCAGCGCGTTCGCCGTCGCCGGGCTGGTCAAGCAGCTGGTCGGCGACCCGGGTATGCCGTGGATCGCCGCGCTCGCAGGCACCCTGACCGCGCCGCTGGCCAGCACGCTGCTGGCACTGGCCGCGGTCCGCGTGCTGCGCCGCCGGATGCGGGTCACCACCGCGCTGCGGCTGACCGGCCGCATCCTGGTCGTCGGCTTCGTGAACGCCTCGGTCGGACTGTCCGGCTACCTGGTGATCGCTAACGTGCCAGCCGCCTGGCCGCTGGTGCTCGCCGTCTTCCTCGGCCTCTCCGCGCTCTACTGGGCCTACTCCGACCTGCTTCGCGAGCAGCGCGATATGGAAGCACTCTCCGACGTCAGCCTGATGGTCGCCAGGTCGGGGCACCAGGCCGCGGCCCGGCCTGCCAGCCGGGTGGAGGACCTGCGCCATGGCGTGGACGTGGACGAGTGGGTCACCATCGCCGAGCGGATCAAGGACCAGCTGGCCGCGGGCCGGGTCGTGCTCCGGCTGCGGCTGGAACCCGACGATGCCATGCGCACCGTCGTGGTCGGCGAACCGCTGCCGCCCGGCGGGCTGCCCGCCGACGACCCGCTGCTGCGCCTGCCCGGCCCGCACGTGCGGCACTTCCGGATCACCGAGGCCAACCCCGAGGTACGGACCGCGCTGCTGGACCGCGGCGCGCAGGAGGCGCTGGTGGTGCCGCTGCGCAGCGCCAACCAGCTGCTCGGCGTGGTGGAGGCGCACGACCGGCTTTCCCGCTGGCGCGGCTTCGGCAAGTACGACATCCAGCTGCTCGGCACCATGGCCAGCCACCTGGCGACCTCATTGGACAACCGCAGGCTGCTGGCCACCCTGCGGCACGACGCCTACCACGACCCGCTGACCGGCCTGCTCAACCGGCCAGGGTTCTGTTTGCTCGCCCGCGACCCGCTGCGCGAGCGCCCCAGCTCCGTGGTGCTGCGGGTGGACCTCGACGTGTTCTCCACGGTCAGCGACGCGCTCGGCTACACCTGGGCCGACCGGATGGTGATCGCGGCGGGCAGGCGAATGCGCGACACCCTCGGCCAGCAGGTCCCGCTGGCCAGGCTGGAGGGCGCGTCCTTCGCCGCACTGCTGGCCGATCACACCGCGCAGCAGGCGCACCAGGTCGCCGAGCGGCTGCGCGCCGAGCTGTCCGCGCCGTACCCGATGGAACGGCTGACCGTCGAGGCCAACGCCATGGTCGGCTATGCCGTCACCGTGGACGACAACCACGACCAGGTGGACATCGACGGCATGCTGCAGCGCGCCGACATGGCCGTGCGGGCAACCCGCGGCGGCGAGGAGGTCCGTGGCTACGTGCCGAGCATGGGCCAGATCTTCATGCGCCGCTTCCAGATGGTCACCCAGTTCCGGCAGTCGCTGGAAGACGGCCAGGTCAGCGTGCACTACCAGCCCAAGGTGTCGCTGCCGAACCGGCATGTGCAGGGCGTCGAGGCGCTGGTGCGCTGGCAGCACCCGGAGTTCGGCAAGCTCGACCCGGACGAGTTCGTGCCCGCCGTGGAGGCGGCAGGCCTGATCGGGGTGCTCACCTCCTTCGTGCTGGAGCAGGCGCTGCGCCGGGTGCGCAAGTGGCTGGACGAGGGGCTGCGCATCTCCGCGGCGGTGAACCTGTCCGTGCGCAACCTCGCCGACGCCGAGTTCCCGGCCAAGGTCTCCGCCGCGCTGCGGCGCTTCGACGTGCCACCGGAGCTGCTGACCTTCGAGCTGACCGAGTCCGGCGTGATGTCCGACCCGCAGCGCGCCCTGCCGATCCTGCGCGAACTGCACGCGCTCGGCATCGTGCTCGCGGTGGACGACTTCGGCACCGGTTACTCCTCGCTTGCCTACCTGCGGCAGCTGCCGGTGGACCAGGTGAAGATCGACAAGAGCTTCGTGCTCGGCATGGGCACCGATCTCGGTGACCTCGCCGTGGTCCGCTCCATCGTCGAACTGGGCCACTCGCTCGGGCTCACCGTGGTGGCCGAGGGCGTCGAGGAGGACATCGCCCGCGACCAGCTGGAGGCGATGGGCTGCGATGTGGCGCAGGGCTACCTGATCTCCCGCCCGCTGTCCGAGGAGCGGCTGGAGGCGTGGTTGCAGGCCCGCACCGCCCGCTCGCCAGGGCGGCACGCCGAGACCGTGCTGACCCTGCTGACCTGA
- the lon gene encoding endopeptidase La produces MSATQLLPVLPLDDDVVLPGMVVPLDLGEAETRAAVESARAGTPNASTLPGIRSAPAAEAEVLIVPRLAGEYAEIGTVATVERVGRVPGGGTAALVRGTRRAFVGETGTGQGAARWVHAEEAVEPPTGERATELAAEFKSVVVSMLQQRGVWQMLDAVQQVEQPSAIADLAGNAPYLSAAQKLELLRTLDVTERLEKALESGREYLAELEVSDTIRKDVAEGMEKQQKEFLLRRQLEAIRKELSELTGESGGDGDEDYRARIEAAELPEHVHKAALAEVDKLERTSEQSPEGGWIRTWLDTVLDMPWNERTTDVHDIAGAREVLDADHAGLADVKERIIEYLAVRKRRAEAGKGQLGGRRSGAVLALAGPPGVGKTSLGESVAKAMGRNFVRVALGGIRDEAEIRGHRRTYVGALPGRIVRAIKESGSMNPVVLLDEVDKVGADYRGDPTAALLEVLDPEQNHTFRDHYLEVELDLSDVVFLATANAVETIPGPLLDRMELVSLDGYTEHEKVTIGRDHLLPRELERAGLGQEDVRITDAALSRIAAEYTREAGVREANRTIAKVLRKVTTKAALDELSLPVTVDAPDLDTYLGRPRHLPESSLPAGSQRTSIPGVATGLAVTGAGGDVLYVEASLADAESGGTGLSLTGQLGEVMKESAQIALSYLRSRGAELELPVADLKERGVHVHVPAGAVPKDGPSAGITMTTALASLLSGRVARADVAMTGEVSLTGRVLPIGGVKQKLLAAHRAGISTVIIPQRNEPDLDDVPAEVLAELEVHPVSSVREVLELALTPAAAPLPQAA; encoded by the coding sequence ATGAGCGCAACCCAGCTCCTACCCGTACTTCCGCTGGACGACGACGTGGTGCTGCCGGGCATGGTGGTGCCGCTGGACCTCGGCGAAGCCGAAACCAGGGCGGCCGTGGAGTCGGCGCGAGCGGGCACGCCGAACGCGAGCACACTGCCGGGGATCCGTTCCGCTCCGGCCGCCGAGGCCGAGGTGCTGATCGTGCCGCGGCTGGCGGGCGAGTACGCCGAGATCGGCACCGTGGCCACCGTGGAGCGGGTCGGCCGGGTGCCCGGTGGTGGCACCGCGGCCCTGGTGCGCGGTACCCGGCGGGCCTTCGTCGGCGAGACCGGCACCGGGCAGGGCGCTGCCAGGTGGGTGCACGCCGAGGAGGCCGTGGAGCCGCCAACCGGTGAGCGCGCCACCGAGCTGGCCGCCGAGTTCAAGTCGGTGGTGGTCTCCATGCTGCAGCAGCGTGGGGTCTGGCAGATGCTGGACGCGGTGCAGCAGGTGGAGCAGCCATCCGCGATCGCGGACCTGGCAGGCAACGCCCCGTACCTGAGCGCGGCGCAGAAGCTCGAGCTGCTGCGCACCCTGGACGTGACCGAGCGGCTGGAGAAGGCACTGGAGTCCGGCCGGGAGTACCTTGCCGAGCTCGAGGTCAGCGACACCATCCGCAAGGACGTCGCGGAGGGAATGGAGAAGCAGCAGAAGGAGTTCCTGCTGCGCCGCCAGCTGGAGGCGATCCGCAAGGAGCTCAGCGAGCTGACCGGGGAGTCCGGCGGCGATGGTGACGAGGACTACCGGGCCCGGATCGAGGCCGCCGAGCTGCCCGAGCATGTGCACAAGGCCGCGCTGGCCGAGGTGGACAAGCTGGAGCGGACCTCGGAGCAGTCGCCGGAGGGCGGCTGGATCCGCACCTGGCTGGACACCGTGCTGGATATGCCGTGGAACGAGCGGACGACCGATGTGCACGACATCGCCGGTGCGCGCGAGGTGCTGGACGCCGACCATGCCGGGCTGGCCGATGTGAAGGAACGGATCATCGAGTACCTCGCGGTGCGCAAGCGCCGGGCCGAGGCGGGCAAGGGCCAGCTCGGCGGGCGGCGTTCCGGAGCCGTCCTGGCGCTGGCGGGCCCGCCCGGGGTGGGCAAGACCTCGCTCGGGGAGTCGGTGGCGAAGGCGATGGGCCGCAACTTCGTCCGGGTCGCGCTCGGCGGGATCCGGGACGAGGCCGAGATCCGCGGGCACCGGCGCACCTACGTCGGCGCGCTGCCCGGCCGGATCGTGCGGGCCATCAAGGAGTCCGGCTCGATGAACCCGGTGGTGCTGCTGGACGAGGTGGACAAGGTGGGCGCGGACTACCGGGGCGACCCGACCGCGGCGCTGCTGGAGGTGCTGGACCCGGAGCAGAACCACACCTTCCGGGACCACTACCTCGAGGTCGAGCTGGATCTGTCCGATGTGGTCTTCCTGGCCACGGCGAACGCGGTGGAGACCATCCCCGGGCCGCTGCTGGACCGGATGGAGCTGGTGTCGCTGGACGGCTACACCGAGCACGAGAAGGTCACCATCGGCCGGGACCACCTGCTGCCGCGGGAGCTGGAGCGGGCCGGGCTGGGCCAGGAGGACGTGCGGATCACCGACGCGGCGCTGAGCCGGATCGCCGCCGAGTACACCAGGGAGGCCGGGGTGCGGGAGGCGAACCGGACCATCGCGAAGGTACTGCGCAAGGTCACCACCAAGGCGGCGCTGGACGAGCTGAGCCTGCCGGTGACGGTGGACGCGCCGGACCTGGACACCTACCTCGGCCGGCCACGGCACCTGCCGGAGTCCTCGCTGCCAGCGGGCAGCCAGCGCACCTCGATCCCCGGGGTGGCAACGGGTCTGGCGGTGACCGGTGCCGGTGGCGACGTGCTGTACGTGGAGGCCTCGCTGGCCGACGCGGAGTCCGGGGGCACCGGGCTTTCGCTGACCGGGCAGCTGGGTGAGGTGATGAAGGAGTCGGCCCAGATCGCGCTGTCCTACCTGCGTTCCCGCGGTGCCGAGCTGGAGCTGCCGGTGGCCGACCTGAAGGAGCGCGGGGTGCACGTCCACGTTCCGGCGGGGGCGGTGCCCAAGGACGGGCCCTCGGCCGGGATCACCATGACCACGGCGCTGGCCTCGCTGCTGTCCGGGCGGGTCGCCAGGGCGGACGTGGCCATGACCGGGGAGGTGTCGCTGACCGGCCGGGTGCTGCCGATCGGTGGGGTGAAGCAGAAACTGCTCGCCGCGCACCGGGCCGGGATCAGCACGGTGATCATCCCGCAGCGCAACGAGCCGGACCTGGACGACGTGCCTGCCGAGGTGCTGGCCGAACTGGAGGTGCACCCGGTGTCCAGCGTGCGTGAGGTGCTGGAGCTCGCGCTCACCCCGGCCGCCGCCCCGCTGCCGCAGGCGGCCTGA
- a CDS encoding alkaline phosphatase PhoX, with product MQRRNFLRAATIGIGVAAFGNTLTPSAMAAPAQNGPSPYGPLQPADDNGIRLPEGFTSRVIARSGQQVAGYTWHSAPDGGAVFADGSGWIYVSNSEVFFGGGASAVRFDGSGNITDAYRVLSGTRVNCAGGAMPWDTWLSCEEIDRGYVYETNPWGPASAAVRRSAMGRFKHEAAAADPVRKVVYMTEDVSDGRFYRFVPDTWGDLSSGTLQVLVAGGGTAGGFSWADVPDPDGSPTATRHQVSGSKSFDGGEGLHYANDTAWFTTKGDNRVWQLNLADSTYELAYDDSLVDPGSAPLTGVDNVTGSSFGDLYVAEDGGNMEICIITPDDVVAPFLRVTGQSSSEITGPAFTPAGDRLYFSSQRGTSGSSSGGITYEVTGPFRT from the coding sequence GTGCAACGACGGAACTTCCTACGCGCGGCGACGATCGGCATCGGTGTCGCGGCCTTCGGCAACACGCTCACTCCCTCGGCCATGGCCGCGCCGGCGCAGAACGGCCCCAGCCCGTACGGCCCGCTACAGCCTGCCGACGACAACGGGATCCGGCTGCCGGAGGGCTTCACCAGCCGGGTGATCGCCCGCTCCGGCCAGCAGGTCGCGGGCTACACCTGGCACAGTGCCCCGGACGGGGGCGCGGTGTTCGCGGACGGCTCCGGCTGGATCTACGTGTCCAACTCCGAGGTCTTCTTCGGCGGCGGCGCCAGCGCCGTCCGGTTCGACGGCAGCGGCAACATCACCGACGCCTACCGGGTCCTGAGCGGCACCAGGGTGAACTGCGCCGGTGGTGCGATGCCATGGGACACCTGGCTTTCCTGCGAAGAGATCGACCGCGGCTACGTCTACGAGACCAACCCGTGGGGCCCGGCCTCGGCCGCGGTGCGGCGTTCGGCGATGGGCCGGTTCAAGCACGAGGCGGCCGCGGCGGACCCGGTGCGCAAGGTGGTGTACATGACCGAGGACGTCTCGGACGGGCGGTTCTACCGGTTCGTCCCGGACACCTGGGGCGACCTTTCCTCCGGCACCCTGCAGGTGCTGGTCGCGGGTGGCGGCACCGCAGGCGGCTTCAGCTGGGCGGACGTCCCGGACCCGGACGGCTCGCCCACCGCGACACGGCATCAGGTGTCCGGTTCGAAGTCCTTCGACGGCGGTGAGGGCCTGCACTACGCGAACGACACCGCCTGGTTCACCACCAAGGGCGACAACCGGGTATGGCAGCTCAACCTCGCGGACAGCACCTATGAGCTGGCCTACGACGACAGCCTGGTCGACCCCGGCTCGGCCCCGCTTACCGGGGTGGACAACGTCACCGGCTCCAGCTTCGGCGACCTGTACGTCGCCGAGGACGGGGGCAACATGGAGATCTGCATCATCACCCCGGACGACGTCGTGGCGCCGTTCCTGCGGGTGACCGGGCAGAGTTCCTCTGAGATCACCGGCCCGGCCTTCACCCCGGCCGGTGACCGGCTGTACTTCTCCTCGCAACGGGGTACCTCCGGCTCCTCCAGCGGCGGCATCACCTACGAGGTGACCGGCCCGTTCCGGACCTGA
- a CDS encoding DedA family protein — MTMHLAAATEPIGGLAGWAVELMDSLGGPGAAVVVGLDNLFPPIPSELVLPLAGFSASQGAFSLAGALLWTTLGSVFGAIVVYYLGALLGRERTRAIVLRIPLVKAGDFDRTEAWFARHGAKAVFLGRMVPLFRSFISLPAGIERMPVWRFLGLTTLGSLLWNTIFVVAGYTLGENWHLVEDYSGIVQKVVIGAVVLAVAGFVTVRLRDRRRGDGRHDTEQALPIRSGTGRSPRR; from the coding sequence ATGACCATGCACCTGGCAGCAGCCACCGAACCCATCGGCGGCCTGGCCGGCTGGGCCGTCGAGTTGATGGACTCCCTCGGCGGCCCGGGCGCCGCCGTGGTCGTCGGGCTGGACAACCTGTTCCCGCCGATTCCCAGCGAACTCGTGCTGCCACTGGCCGGGTTCTCCGCCAGCCAGGGCGCCTTCAGCCTGGCCGGTGCCCTGTTGTGGACCACTCTCGGCTCGGTGTTCGGCGCGATCGTCGTGTACTACCTCGGCGCGCTGCTCGGCCGGGAGCGCACCAGGGCGATCGTGCTCCGGATCCCGCTGGTCAAGGCGGGCGATTTCGACCGGACCGAGGCCTGGTTCGCCCGGCACGGCGCCAAGGCCGTGTTCCTCGGCCGGATGGTGCCGTTGTTCCGTAGTTTCATCTCGCTGCCCGCGGGGATCGAGCGGATGCCGGTGTGGCGGTTCCTCGGCCTGACCACCCTCGGCAGCCTGCTGTGGAACACCATCTTCGTGGTCGCCGGGTACACCCTCGGCGAGAACTGGCACCTGGTCGAGGACTACTCCGGGATCGTGCAGAAGGTCGTGATCGGCGCGGTCGTGCTGGCCGTCGCCGGGTTCGTCACCGTCCGGCTGCGGGACCGCCGCCGCGGCGACGGCCGGCACGACACCGAGCAGGCCCTGCCGATCAGGTCCGGAACGGGCCGGTCACCTCGTAGGTGA
- a CDS encoding sensor histidine kinase has protein sequence MSIPFGAAPVRGLVRGTIGLAIGGAAAFAELAFVLLAAPWLALPAARSRVSGGIRALVEWERARLARYFGDEVPAEYSPGRGLRYLALRSVVGGLGAGVFLLILYGIGSVAIAAAKMVSGRTIGVGAELDWYDPIVLFLLCLLLAFLAVQGLLGVATLDRKLGMHFLGPTNQELLRRRVSVLTSTRAEVLEAVNDERRRIERALHDGVQQRLVTLGMILGRAQRSGDPSRSGELLRQAHEQAQQALLDLREVAWRVYPVALDEGGLHSALESLAERSSLPVALRYRLGGRVDTATETIAYFVVSETVTNTIKHAAASRIEVDVELAASTLTVRVRDDGVGGAWPDGGGLSGLRRRVAAADGEFTVDSPPGGPTTVTAHLPTAVSVPFTADEEAGA, from the coding sequence ATGTCCATTCCGTTCGGGGCGGCCCCGGTGCGCGGCCTGGTCAGGGGCACGATCGGGCTGGCGATCGGCGGCGCCGCCGCGTTCGCCGAACTGGCCTTCGTGCTGCTCGCCGCGCCGTGGCTGGCCCTGCCCGCGGCCCGGTCGCGGGTGTCCGGTGGCATCCGGGCGCTGGTGGAGTGGGAACGGGCACGGCTGGCGAGGTACTTCGGGGACGAGGTGCCCGCCGAGTACTCCCCCGGCCGCGGGCTGCGGTACCTGGCGCTGCGATCCGTTGTGGGCGGGCTCGGCGCGGGTGTCTTCCTGCTGATCCTGTACGGCATCGGTTCGGTGGCGATCGCGGCGGCGAAGATGGTGTCCGGCCGGACGATCGGGGTGGGCGCGGAGCTGGACTGGTACGACCCGATCGTGCTGTTCCTGCTGTGCCTACTGCTGGCTTTCCTCGCGGTGCAGGGGCTTCTCGGCGTCGCCACCCTGGATCGCAAGCTGGGTATGCATTTTCTCGGCCCGACGAACCAGGAGTTGTTGCGGCGCAGGGTTTCCGTGCTCACCTCCACCCGGGCCGAGGTGCTGGAGGCGGTGAACGACGAGCGGCGGCGGATCGAACGCGCCCTGCACGACGGGGTGCAGCAGCGGCTGGTCACCCTGGGCATGATCCTGGGCAGGGCCCAACGATCCGGCGATCCCTCGCGGTCAGGGGAACTGCTGCGGCAGGCGCACGAGCAGGCCCAGCAGGCGCTGCTCGACCTGCGCGAGGTGGCCTGGCGGGTGTATCCGGTTGCGCTGGACGAGGGTGGCCTGCACAGCGCGCTGGAGTCGCTGGCGGAGCGTTCCAGCCTGCCGGTGGCGTTGCGCTACCGGCTCGGCGGGCGGGTGGACACCGCGACCGAGACGATCGCCTACTTCGTGGTGTCCGAGACGGTCACCAACACGATCAAACACGCGGCGGCGAGCCGGATCGAGGTGGACGTGGAGCTCGCGGCGTCCACCCTGACGGTCCGGGTGCGCGACGACGGCGTTGGCGGCGCGTGGCCGGACGGCGGCGGGCTTTCCGGGCTGCGCCGCCGGGTCGCCGCGGCCGATGGCGAGTTCACAGTGGACAGCCCGCCCGGTGGCCCCACCACCGTCACCGCCCACCTGCCCACTGCTGTGAGTGTTCCTTTCACAGCGGACGAGGAGGCTGGGGCGTGA
- a CDS encoding response regulator, which yields MRVVLAEDSTLLREGLARLLAEEGHEVVAAVGDGQGLLSATGAYRPDVVVTDVRMPPTHTDEGLRAALEVRRRWPEVGVLVLSQYVEKRYATELITGEDGRVGYLLKDRVTQVGEFLDALERVGAGGAAFDPEVVRRLLARTSHTDPLGRLTEREQDVLGLMAQGHTNAGIAGQLYVSQSAVEKHVNAIFDKLELAHTTGFSRRVLAVLRYLGS from the coding sequence GTGAGGGTGGTGCTCGCCGAGGACTCGACGCTGCTGCGGGAAGGGCTGGCGCGGCTGCTGGCCGAGGAGGGGCACGAGGTGGTCGCCGCCGTCGGCGACGGGCAGGGGCTGTTGTCTGCCACCGGCGCCTACCGGCCGGATGTGGTCGTCACCGATGTCCGGATGCCGCCGACGCACACCGACGAGGGGCTGCGCGCGGCGCTCGAGGTTCGCCGGCGGTGGCCGGAGGTCGGGGTGCTGGTGCTGTCCCAGTACGTGGAGAAGCGGTATGCCACCGAGTTGATCACCGGGGAAGATGGCCGGGTTGGCTACCTGCTCAAGGACAGGGTGACCCAGGTCGGGGAGTTCCTGGACGCGCTGGAGCGGGTGGGTGCCGGTGGCGCGGCCTTCGACCCGGAGGTGGTGCGCAGGCTGCTGGCGCGAACCAGCCATACCGATCCACTCGGCAGGCTGACCGAGCGGGAGCAGGACGTGCTCGGGTTGATGGCGCAGGGCCACACCAATGCCGGGATCGCGGGTCAGCTCTATGTCTCGCAGAGCGCGGTGGAGAAGCACGTCAACGCGATCTTCGACAAGCTGGAGCTCGCGCACACCACCGGCTTCAGCAGGCGGGTGCTGGCCGTGCTGCGGTACCTGGGCAGCTGA